GCAACAGGATTTCGCGGATATTGCCGCTGAGTACGGGGTGCGGGCCGACCTCGAGGAAGACTCGGTGACCGTCCTCGATCAGGACGCCGATCGTGGCGGCGAACCGCACGGGTTCGCGCACGTTGTCGCGCCAGTAGGCGGCGCCGAACCGGGTGCCGCCGGCCTGGGCCCCGGTCACCGTAGAGTAAAGCGCCGCAGTGGGTTCGGTGCTCCGCACGCCGCTCAGCACCGTCTCCAGCTCGCCGAGGATCGGATCCATCAGGGCGCTGTGGTAGGGCACCTCGACGCGCAGCCGTTTGCCGAAAATGCCTGTCTCCTCCAGGCTTACGCGCAGCGCCTCCAGCGAGTCCACCGGTCCGGCGAGGGTGATCGCGGACGGGCTGTTGACCGCGGCCAGGCACAGGTCGGGCCGGTCCGCGAGCCAGTCCATCGCCTCGGCTTCGGTCAGGCCCACCGCGAGCATGCCGCCGGTACCCGCGGTCCGCGCCTGCAACCGGGAGCGGTGATAGCTCACCAGCAGCGCGTCCCGAAGACTCAGTGCGCCACTGACATACGCCGCGCTCACCTCACCCACGCTGTGCCCGACGATCGCCGCCGGGTGCACGCCCAGCTCTGCCAGTGCGGCGACGAGGCACACCTGGATCAGGAAGTTGGCCGGTTGCGCCACCTCGGTGTGCTCGACCCTCGAATGCTCCTCCTCGCACAGCAGTTCCTCGACGATCGACCAGCCCGCGATGTCGTTGAACACCGCGTCGATCTCCATCGCGGTGCGGCCGAACACGCCGCCCGCGAGCAGCAGGTCGCGGCCCATGCGCCACCATTGCGGCCCCATGCCGCTGAACACGAAAACCGGCTTGGTGCCGGGCGCGACCACGGGCTTACCCAGGGCGCCGGCGCCGGCCGCCACCGCGGCGAGCCGATCGGCGAGATCCTTGCCGTCGGTGTAAGTCACCGCGGTGCGCACCGGATGGTGTGCCCGGCGGGTCCAGGCGGCATCGCAGACCAGGCCGTCGTCGGCGCCGCCGGCCACCAAGGCGCCGAGCCGGCTCGCGACGGCTCGCACCGCCGCTTCGGTGGCGCCGGAAATCGGCAGTACCCGCGCCGGTTTGCGCCGCGGCGTCGCCGGATGGGCCTGCGGGGCCTCCTCCACGAGGACATGTGCGTTCGTTCCGCCGTAACCGAACCCGTTGACCGCCACCAGGGCTCGCGTGCCGTCCGCGGGGAACGGTTCGGTTTCGGTCGGCACTCGCAGATTCAGCTCGGTGAACGGAATGGCCGGATTCAGCGTGCGCAGCCACGCCTGCGGGGCGATGGTGCGATGGAAAACGGTCAGCGCCGCTTTCATGACACCGGCGACACCGGCGGCCGCCTCCATATGCCCGATGCCCGCCTTCAGCGAGCCGACCGGTAGCGCGGACTTCCGTCCCGCGGCGGTGCCGAAAACCGCGCCCAGCGCGGACAATTCGATCGGATCGCCGACCGCGGTACCGGTGCCGTGCGCCTCGACGTAACCGATATGCGCCGGGTCGATCCCCGCCGCGGCGCACACCCGCTCCGCCAGCTCCTGCTGGGCCTGCGGGTTGGGCACGGTGATCCCCGCGGTGCGACCGTCCTGGTTCGCTCCGCTGCCCCGGATCACCGCATAGATCCGGTCACCGTCGCGCAGGGCCGCTCCCGTGGGCTTGAGCACCAGCATCCCGGCGCCCTCACTGCGGCCGTATCCGTCCGCGCCGGCGTCGAAGGATTTGCAGCGACCGTCGGGAGCCAGGAAGCGGCCCTTGCACATGGACACGAACGTTTCCGGATGCAGCATCACGTTGACGCCGCCGGCCAGCGCCACCTCGCACTCGCCGCGGACCAGGGCCTGGGTCGCTTCGTGCACCGCGACCAGCGAGGAGGAGCACGCCGTGTCGATGGTCATGCTCGGGCCGTGCAGATCGAAGACGTAGGACAGCCGATTCGAGATCATCGTCAGCGAACCGCTGGTCGGGGTGTGGTTGTCGATGGCCACCCGGCCGGTGGGGAGGTGGCGGCGGACCAGGTTGTCGACCATGAAGCCGCCGGCGTACACCCCTACCTGCCGGCCGCCCACCCGGCCCGCGATTCCGGCGTCGTCGAGCGCCTCCCACGCCACCTCGAGCAGGAGGCGTTGTTGCGGGTCCATGCTGACCGCTTCCCGGGGCGAGATGCCGAAGAACTCCGGATCGAAATCCCATGGGGATTCCAGGAATCCACCGCGTTTGGTGTACATGCGGCCGGGAGCGTCCGGGTCCGGGTCGTAGAACAGGTCGGTATTCCATCGGTCCGCGGGCATGTCGACGATGCCGTCACCCTTGCTGACCAGAAATTGCCAGAACTCGCCGGGGCCGTTGACGTTTCCAGGAAAACGGCACCCCATTCCCACGATCGCGATATCGGTGACGGAATAGTCCCGATCCTGTCCTCGATGCATGTCAACTCCTCGTTTCGTCGATCCGGCACCACGGAAATCGTCGATCAGAGGAGAGGGTGAGCACATGAGCATGGGCATACTCAAATCCCAGGCCCATACCTATCGGGGCAGCTCACACCGGCCGAGGAGACGGCGGAGCTCGTCGCGCGTGCAGATGCCGAGCTTGCTGTACACCCGCGCCAGATGGTTGTCGATCGTGCGTTTGGAGACCCCGATGTCCGCGGCGATCTCCCGGTTGGTCCGGCCGGACAATGCCCGCACGGCGATCTCGCGTTCCCGGGTGGTGAGGTCGAATTCGTCGGTCTCTCCGGGCATTTGGGACACTCCCGGGCAGCGGTCCCCGACGGCCACGGCGAAGGCCCGGCAGCGCCGAGCCGAATCCGCCTTGCCGCAGTCGCGGTAGCCGCGGGAAGCCTGCCGGTACACCTCGGCGGCTATCGGCAATCGGCCGGACTGTTCGAACTCGGCCGCAACAGCTTCCAGCGCCACGGGGTCCCGCGCGACCAGTGCTTCGGCGTGCCGCAGACAGCGGTGCACCGGATGCCCGGGATCGGGTTCCGCCGCCGCGAGGGTGCGCAACCGGGCCACCGGCACTTCGCCGCCGAGCCGGACCAGATCATGCAGTGCGAGGACTTCCACCGCGTATGCCCCCGACCACCGGGCGCGCTCGGCCACGGCCAGTGCCTGAACCTGCGCCGCCTGCACCGCACCCTGGGCGACCGATACCCACGGCCGCGCGAGTTCGGCCCACAAGGTGAAGACCCGGCCCGGAAGCCACTCGTGGTCCGGGAGCGTGGCCAGTGCGGCGGCCCCCGCCTCGTGGTCGCCCGCCATGGCCGCGACGTATGCCTGTTCCCCGGCCAGCAGACCGTAGAAGATCCGCCCGGCGTTGGAGCTGGGGCTGTAGAGCGCCCGGGCTTCACTCAGCCACCGCCCGGCCTCATCGATCCGGCCCGCGAACCGCGCCACCTGCGCATTGCCCACCGAGGACAGCATGATCGCGAAATCCCAGCCGAGCGCCAGGGCGGCCCGGTGAGCTTGTCCGGCAACCTCGGCCGCAACCTCGAGCCGGCCCTCGAGCAGGCTGCGCTGGGTGCGCAGCAGCGCGACCAGCGGAGTTATCCACGGCAACTCCGCTACCTCCGGAACCCCCCGCGAATCCAGTGTCGCGGCCACATCCCCCGCGAGCCATGCGCCACCGAAGGTGGCCGTCAGCTCGGCGGCCACCCCGAGTTTCGGTGCGGACTCCGGGTCCGCCATGCGCTGCGTGTCCTCGATGATCGCGTCCTGCGCCTCCAGCAGGCCCCCGGCCAAACCGTGCAGCAACGGGTACAGCCCGGCATGCTCCTTGCCGATGAGCACTCCGGCGCACTCCGAGTCCGCGACGCTCCCGAGCTCCTTCATCGCGCCGTCGTAGTCGCCTAAACCCCAGAACAGCGTTTCGGCACGGGCGATCGTCGCACCGGCGCGTTGTTCGGGCTCGTCGGCGCGGGACGCGACGGCATCGATCAGGGCCAGTAGTTCGGCATGCCGCTCGCCGGCGATCAGCACCCGCCACAATGTGACTCCGGCGCGATGCATCTGGTCGAATTGCCCGGCCGCCAATGCGGCGGTCACCGCTTCCCGGGCAAGCCGTTCGGCCAGCGGCAGGTCGAGTATCGACCACGCCCGCTGGGCGGCCTGGCGCAGGACGTCGGTGTCCACCGGGACACCCGCGTCCAGCCGCCAGCGGGCGATCTGCAGCGCGTCGTCCTGACCGTTGGTTCCGGCGGCGGCGAGGGCCTCGCTCAGTTTGCGTTTCGCGTGTCTGGTGCGCAGCGCGGGACAGGCTTCGCGCAGCGCCTCGGCATAGAGGGGATGCGCCAGCCGCACCAGCGTCCGGGGGCCGTCCTGCTGCACATGCAGCAGGCCCTGCCCCTCCAAGCTCAGCAGCATGTCCTCGGTGACCAGCCGGGTCAGCACCTCGAGACTCACCGGTTCGGACAATGCGACGAGCTCCAGCGCCCACTGTTGTTCCTCACCCAGATGACCGATGCGGGATTGGACCAGTTCGGTCAGCCGCGGGGCCGCCAACCATGGCCCGTGCCACGTCCACACCCCATTGACCGGCGAGAGCGCAGCGCTGTCCAATCCGGAAGTGACCAGCTCACGCAGCAACAACGGATTTCCGCCGGTCAGTTCACGCAATCGCTGCACGGTGAGCAGAGCCACCTGGCCGTCCAGCACCTGTTCCAGCAACTCTTCGATCTCGTTGCCGCACAGGGTGGGCAATTCGACGCGGCGTACCAGACCTTCGGTCCACAGCGGAGCGAGATCGCGGGTGCCCGGTTCGCCGGAACGGGTGACGGCGAACAGGAATGCGTGATGGGCGCGCACCAACTGACGCAATACGGCCACCGACGCGAGATCCAGCAGATGCGCGTCGTCCACGATCACCACCGCGCGCCCATTCTCGGGGGCCTCGGCCAGCCGTCTGGCCAGTTCGGTGATCAGTACGCTCTGCCCCGGCGCCGGCGTCGCCCGGCCCTCCAGATACATCGCCAACGCTCCGAACGCGACATCGCTGGTAACCGACGTCGCCGAAACACTGCGGACGACGAACTCGGTGCCGGCCAGCCGGTCGGCGAATTCGCGCGCCAACCGGCTTTTACCCACGCCCGCCGCGCCGGCCACGATGAATCCATTGTTTTCCGGGTCCCGAAGGGCCCCGATAATGCTGTCCAATTCGTCTTGCCTACCGACAAACGGCCACATGGGAGCCCCCGGTGATTCGCATCAGCTGTATGGATGAACCATTTCCACGTCGTGGCGCCGAACAGACATCCTCCGTGCGGAAGATTCCTGCATGTCCACAGCGATGCACCCCAACCCGCATGAGAGCTGCGGATTGTCCCGCTAGGCATATCCGTCCGTGCCGCTGCCGCGTTACTCCCGGGTTCAGCGGTGCAACTCGGGTGGCATGGATATGACCGACATCACCGGTCCCCGGCCGTCAGCATTGCGTTAAGCCCTCTGGTGTGTGGCGGGTGGAGCGCTGAGACTCGCGCAGATGACCGATTTGTTGTCGTCCGCGAAGACCGAACCAAGTAAGCGCGGCTTGACCGTGCCGACCGGTCTGGCCGGACTCTCTCTCGATGCGATGGCCTCGGTGTCCTATGGACCCGAGGCGATCGTGCTGGTGCTGGCCGTCGCGGGCGGTGCGGGGCTGGGGCTTACGGTGCCGGTGACGCTCGCGATCGCGGCGTTGCTCGCGGTGCTGGTGGCCTCCTATCGGCAGGTGATCGCGGCGTTCCCCGACGGCGGTGGTGCCTACGCGGTGGCCAAGGCCTATCTGGGCCGGCGTACCAGCCTCACCGCCGCGGCTTCCTTGATCGTCGACTACGTCCTGAATGTGGCGGTGTCGATCGCGGCCGGTATCGCGGCGCTCACTTCGGCGTTTCCCGCGTTGCACGGGTACACGGTGGAGATCTGCCTGGCGGTGCTGGTGGGCATCACCGCACTGAACCTGTTGGGTATCAACGAAAGTGCGCGAGCGTTCATGGCGCCGACCGCTGTGTTCGTCGCCGGGATCATGCTGGTGATCGTGGCGGGGCTGGTGCGCGGCACGCCTGCGGTCACTGTCGCCGGCGCCGCCGCGGTGCCGTCGGATCTGCAGACTGTCGGTGTCCTGCTGGTGTTGAAAGCGTTCTCCAGTGGATGTGCCGCGCTGACCGGTGTCGAAGCGATTGCCAACGCGGTACCCAGTTTCCGACCGCCGCGGGTGCGCCGGGCCCAGGGTGCGGAGGTGGCGCTGGGTGCGCTGCTGGGCGTCATGCTGGTCGGGCTGGCGGTGTTGATCGAGAAGTTCCAGGTCCATCCGATCGAGGGAACGACCGTCCTGTCTCAGCTCACCTCGGCCGCGCTCGGCGACGGAATCGGTTACTACATAGTGCAATTCGCCACCGTGGTGTTGCTGGCGCTGGCCGCCAACACCTCCTACGGCGGATTGCCCACGCTGACAAGGATTCTGGCCGACGACAACTGCCTGCCGCACCGGTTCGCCGTGAGCTCGCCGCGCCAGGTGTACCGGTACGGCGTGGTGGCGCTGGGCGTCAGTGCGGGTGTGTTGCTGATCGGGGCGAACGGCGAGATGAATGCGCTGGTGCCGTTGTTCGCGATCGGCGTGTTCGTCGGTTTCACCATCGCGCAGGCGGGCATGGTCCGGCACTGGCTGCGTACTCGCGGCCCGGGCTGGCAATGGCGGCTCGCGCTCAACGGTTTCGGTGCGGTACTGACGTTCGCTGCCGCGATCATCACCGCGGGGATGAAGTTCACCGAGGGTGCCTGGCTGGTCGTGGTTGTCCTGCCGATCCTGGTGCTGGCCATGGAACGGGTGCGGCGCGCCTATCATCGGATCGGGGAATCCCGGCGTGCAGTGGATGATTCGCGTCCCGGCATGCCTGCCCGCCCGCAGCCGGGTGCGGCGGCGCTGGTGGTGGTGCCGGTCTCGGAGGTCTCGGAGCTGAGCTGCCAGGCGCTGTCGGCGGCGATGTCGATCGGACGCGACGTCGTCGCGGTGCACGTCTGTCTCGACGGCGGGCCGGCGAAGGCATTCACGAAAGCATGGGAGGCTTGGCATCCTGATGTCCGGCTGGTGTTGCTGGAAGACAGTGACGCCACCGTCGGCGGACCAGTCGCACGCTATGTCCGCGAGACTTTTCCAGGCCGGCGCAAAGTCGTGGTGATCGCCGAGCTCGACCCGCCCGGTGGCTGGCAACGGGTGCTGCCCAGCCACCGCAGCCAGGAACTCGAGAAGCAGCTGCGGCGACAGCCCGGCACTGTGGTGTGTCATCTGCGCGTGCCCGTGGAATGACCAGACGTCAGGCCGGCGAGAGCACCCGTTGCGCCCTACGGCTTCAGTTGGGTCAGGATGACGCTCATGACGCCGATTTCCTGGCTCTGGGCCTGGAACATCGAGCGTGCCGCTTCTTTGACCGGGCCGCTTTGGAGGAGTTCGTCGGCGGCTTTGGTCATAGCCGTTCCGCCCTCGTGGTGGCGAATCATCAACTGCAAGAACAGAATTTCCGCTGCGCGACCCTTGGCGGTGGCGAGGGCGTCGAGTTCGGCCATGGTCGCCATGCCCGGCATGGTGGTTGCCGCGGGTGTGGTGGTGGACGTGGGTTCAGGCGAATGGTGGTGTGACGCAGCCGGTTCGGTGTGCATCCAGGCCATCGGGCGCGAGGACATCGGTGCGGCGTTGGCCAGGCGCAACCATCCGAGCATGGTGCCGATTTCCATGCGCTGGGTGTCGGCGAGCTGCTGGGCCAGGCGACGTACGGGGGCGCCCGCGGCCGGGTCCAGGCGTTGCACCATCTGCAGGGCCTGCTGGTGGTGGGCGGTCATGTCCTGGGCGAAGCCGACCTCGACGGTGTCGAGAATCGGTGCCGCCGTGTGATTCTCGGCGAACATGAGGGGGCGAAGCGCGGCTCCGAGGACCAGCAGGGTGAATCCGGCCGCCGCCAAGGCGGCGATCCGGATCCAGCCCGGGATGTTTCGATCCACGCTACGACCCGACGACGGACTGCTGGTTCTCCGGCGCGGTGTACACGTCGTTGTCCAGTTGCAGGGCCATGAATCCGTTGTCCGAGCAGGAGACGAACAGTTGGTTGCCGCGCCATTCCGGCGGCGAGAGGCACCAGTCGGTGGAGACGTCGCCGAAGGCTACGTGGCCGCTGCGCTGGGTGAGTGCCTGCCAGGGGTTGAACTGGCCTTCCAGGACCGAACGGGCCAGCGGCGGCGCCGACATCAAGGGCATGCCGATGATGGAGGCCAGGGCGTGCGGGGAGTTCCAGAGTTCCAGGTTCCGGCCGGTGCGGGCGGGCGGGTTGAAGTAGGCGATCTCGCGGATGGCGAAGGGGTCGCGGATGTCGAAAACCCGGATGCCCGAGGAGATCCAGCCGCAGGCGAGGGCGGTGGGGTTGTCCGCGCGGTCGGCGGAACAGTAGTGCGATTCGTAGGCGAAGACCGAACCGCCCATCGAGGAGCCGATATTACTGTCGATGTGCTGGGGCAGATTGATCTCCAGCTTCACCTTCGCCGCGACCTTGGGCTTGGTGTCGTTGGAGATGTCGATGAGTTTGACTCCGCCGGAACCGCCTTCGTCGACGGTGTACAGGTACGGCTTGCCGTTGTAGGTGACCGGGACGCTGTGCTGAGTGGCCCAGCCATCGGTCCAGAAGGTGCGGCCGATGTGGTGCACCTGCGGGTTCGGGTCGCGCCGCTGCACCGCGCTGATGTCGAGCACGGTGAAACCGGCGAGCGCGGAGAGGTACATGCGGTTGCCGTCGGGGCTGATGCCGAAGCCGTGCGCTTCGATTCCGGTGAGCCCCTGCCAGATGACGCGCGGGTTGGCGGGGTCGGTCAGGTCGACGGCGCTGACGAAACCGGGTGCGATGCCGGAGGCCCAGTAGGTGCGGCCGTCGGGGGACCAGCCGCCCTCGTGGGTGGTAATCGGCAGCGGCATCATCAGATTGGTGCCGGGGCCGTGGTTGAGCAGGCGCGGGTGCGCGCAATCGGAGATGTCGTAGACCGATAGGTAGCCGACGCCCGTACCGACTGGGACACCGGTGCCGACGAGCAGTTTGCGTTCCACGTTGACCTTGAGACTCTCCCAGGTACCCGCGAGCATGGCCGGTTCGGTCAGAGTGGCGGTCGGACGTGGGTTGGCGGGGTCGGAGACGTCGAGGACCTGCA
This DNA window, taken from Nocardia sp. XZ_19_385, encodes the following:
- a CDS encoding AAA family ATPase, translating into MWPFVGRQDELDSIIGALRDPENNGFIVAGAAGVGKSRLAREFADRLAGTEFVVRSVSATSVTSDVAFGALAMYLEGRATPAPGQSVLITELARRLAEAPENGRAVVIVDDAHLLDLASVAVLRQLVRAHHAFLFAVTRSGEPGTRDLAPLWTEGLVRRVELPTLCGNEIEELLEQVLDGQVALLTVQRLRELTGGNPLLLRELVTSGLDSAALSPVNGVWTWHGPWLAAPRLTELVQSRIGHLGEEQQWALELVALSEPVSLEVLTRLVTEDMLLSLEGQGLLHVQQDGPRTLVRLAHPLYAEALREACPALRTRHAKRKLSEALAAAGTNGQDDALQIARWRLDAGVPVDTDVLRQAAQRAWSILDLPLAERLAREAVTAALAAGQFDQMHRAGVTLWRVLIAGERHAELLALIDAVASRADEPEQRAGATIARAETLFWGLGDYDGAMKELGSVADSECAGVLIGKEHAGLYPLLHGLAGGLLEAQDAIIEDTQRMADPESAPKLGVAAELTATFGGAWLAGDVAATLDSRGVPEVAELPWITPLVALLRTQRSLLEGRLEVAAEVAGQAHRAALALGWDFAIMLSSVGNAQVARFAGRIDEAGRWLSEARALYSPSSNAGRIFYGLLAGEQAYVAAMAGDHEAGAAALATLPDHEWLPGRVFTLWAELARPWVSVAQGAVQAAQVQALAVAERARWSGAYAVEVLALHDLVRLGGEVPVARLRTLAAAEPDPGHPVHRCLRHAEALVARDPVALEAVAAEFEQSGRLPIAAEVYRQASRGYRDCGKADSARRCRAFAVAVGDRCPGVSQMPGETDEFDLTTREREIAVRALSGRTNREIAADIGVSKRTIDNHLARVYSKLGICTRDELRRLLGRCELPR
- a CDS encoding DUF305 domain-containing protein is translated as MDRNIPGWIRIAALAAAGFTLLVLGAALRPLMFAENHTAAPILDTVEVGFAQDMTAHHQQALQMVQRLDPAAGAPVRRLAQQLADTQRMEIGTMLGWLRLANAAPMSSRPMAWMHTEPAASHHHSPEPTSTTTPAATTMPGMATMAELDALATAKGRAAEILFLQLMIRHHEGGTAMTKAADELLQSGPVKEAARSMFQAQSQEIGVMSVILTQLKP
- a CDS encoding APC family permease; this translates as MTDLLSSAKTEPSKRGLTVPTGLAGLSLDAMASVSYGPEAIVLVLAVAGGAGLGLTVPVTLAIAALLAVLVASYRQVIAAFPDGGGAYAVAKAYLGRRTSLTAAASLIVDYVLNVAVSIAAGIAALTSAFPALHGYTVEICLAVLVGITALNLLGINESARAFMAPTAVFVAGIMLVIVAGLVRGTPAVTVAGAAAVPSDLQTVGVLLVLKAFSSGCAALTGVEAIANAVPSFRPPRVRRAQGAEVALGALLGVMLVGLAVLIEKFQVHPIEGTTVLSQLTSAALGDGIGYYIVQFATVVLLALAANTSYGGLPTLTRILADDNCLPHRFAVSSPRQVYRYGVVALGVSAGVLLIGANGEMNALVPLFAIGVFVGFTIAQAGMVRHWLRTRGPGWQWRLALNGFGAVLTFAAAIITAGMKFTEGAWLVVVVLPILVLAMERVRRAYHRIGESRRAVDDSRPGMPARPQPGAAALVVVPVSEVSELSCQALSAAMSIGRDVVAVHVCLDGGPAKAFTKAWEAWHPDVRLVLLEDSDATVGGPVARYVRETFPGRRKVVVIAELDPPGGWQRVLPSHRSQELEKQLRRQPGTVVCHLRVPVE
- a CDS encoding LVIVD repeat-containing protein, translated to MRSLTRPRMARPLALLTAGVLAAMLLPNSASADLQSDIGTAVQELLDVGRVAAPRADCGPGSMPEPGLQGDVPAADRNSGRSTLGYRCNMSMLGQFAGRGAGITSTSFEHCAYMGSFFPGDLISEGRGVQVLDVSDPANPRPTATLTEPAMLAGTWESLKVNVERKLLVGTGVPVGTGVGYLSVYDISDCAHPRLLNHGPGTNLMMPLPITTHEGGWSPDGRTYWASGIAPGFVSAVDLTDPANPRVIWQGLTGIEAHGFGISPDGNRMYLSALAGFTVLDISAVQRRDPNPQVHHIGRTFWTDGWATQHSVPVTYNGKPYLYTVDEGGSGGVKLIDISNDTKPKVAAKVKLEINLPQHIDSNIGSSMGGSVFAYESHYCSADRADNPTALACGWISSGIRVFDIRDPFAIREIAYFNPPARTGRNLELWNSPHALASIIGMPLMSAPPLARSVLEGQFNPWQALTQRSGHVAFGDVSTDWCLSPPEWRGNQLFVSCSDNGFMALQLDNDVYTAPENQQSVVGS